TGCTTCCGTCTTGACCGATTGCTGGACTGGAATCAACGTATTCCCCCGTATGATATCTCCATTTAAGAGTGCCGGATGGATTGATCGCATAAATATAGCCATTGCGTGCTCCAAAATATATAGTTCCGTCATCATCGATTGCCGGGCTGGAAATGATATAACTTCCTACATCGTACTTCCACATAAGCGAACCTGGTATGTATCCAACAAAATTAACATCATTTTTTGATTTGCTAACAGTTGTGCTTAACGGTATGAAGGTCCAACCATTCTTGGAGGGCGTTACTTCAACGCTCCCACTTAATCCGTCTTTTGACCAGTACCCGTTGGAGTCATTTGATACTGATTGCGAACCATTACTGAAAGAGATCGTAACTCCCACAAGCGGATTTCCCGACGAACTTTTTACGTATCCAGATACACTATATGTAAAGAGAAAGCATCCTGAAAGAAATATCACCAGAGATGTGAAGGCCACGATCATACCGATTCGAGATTTTTTCATTCTAACACCTCCTAAATTCCATTTCTAAAATCAATTAAAAGCTGGCGTAAACTCCTTTTCATGCCAAAACATTTGGCAATAAATTGACAAAACCATAAAGCTTGAATTCAATCATACTGATTGAGCTTTCTGCCCATGTAAACGCTTTTTTCTCACAAAATATGACTTTTAAGTAGAAGGTTAAAAAAAGAAGGTGATCTCTTGGAGAGAAATATGTTGAATGAATTGGATGTTCCAAAGCCGTTTTCGTTTTTTTACTCCATTTTTTCATCTAATTTTACCACAAAAGTAAAACATAAATATATAATATATTAAAAATATATGTACACAAATTGGAGGAAACGAAAAATTTTTGTTGGAAATGATCATAACTTATGGTTCACGTTGGACGTGAACATTACGAAAGGTATTACAATAAGCATTAATCTCTTTATGAGAACATGTGAGGCACATTTGACGATACTTTTTAAAACTCGCTTTTCAAGCGGTCAAGACATTTTTTTCGAAGCACTTGTCAGAACGGATTCGCTCTTTTATCCATCTTACGACTCAAAAAACGAGGCACGCTCAGACACTCATCCGTGAGTGCTTCGCTTTCTCAACACATCCGTGTGTTTCCCAACCTCGTTTTATGAGTCTTCAGATAGAACGCTCATATGTTCTGACAAGTGCTTCGAGGGTGAGATTTAATCCTTTTTTGAAATACCTTGTAACATTGACGCACACAATGAATCAATAATTTGAAAATTAATGGTAGAATAGTCCAAAAAGAAGGGAGTGATATCTTCTTGGTTTTACACGAAATAAAACTGGGGGTAGTCGGAGCCACTGGAGAAGTCGGCAGAACTATGTTGAAAGTTCTGGAAGAAAGAGGGCATGACTTTCCAGCTTTAAGAGTATTTTCCTCCAAGAGATCTGCCGGAAGTACGCTAACGTTCAACGGGAAAAAATTAAAAGTTGAAGAATTGACAGAGAAATCTATGAAAGAAGGATTCGATTTTCTTCTATTTTCGGCAGGAAAATCCGTGTCGAAGAAATTTGCCCCCATCGCCGCAGAACACGGTACAACCGTCATAGATAATTCATCTGCTTTCAGAATGGAAAAAGATATACCTTTGGTAGTTCCAGAGATAAACTCTCATGCTATAAAAGATTATCAAGGTATAATAGCCAATCCAAATTGTTCAACAATTCAAATGGTATTGATCTTAAATCCACTTCACATTGCTTTTGGACTAAATCGGGTTGTTGTAACAACCATGCAAGCTGTTTCCGGAAGCGGGCATAAAGGTGTAGTGGAATTAAGAAAACAAATTTCAGACGAAGAATACGCACCACAAGTTTATCCAAAGAGAATAGCTTATAACTGTATACCACATATAGGTGAGTTTTTATCCAATGGATTCAGCGAAGAAGAAATGAAAATGATAAACGAGACGCAAAAGATAATGGAATGTGACTGTGATGTTGAAGCAACTACGGTAAGAGTACCGGTTATGTACGGACATTCCGAAAGCGTATATGTAGAGTTTAAAAAAGAAGCCTCTTTGCAAGAAGTTGAAAAAGTGCTTGCTCAAGCGCCTGCCGT
The Mesoaciditoga lauensis cd-1655R = DSM 25116 genome window above contains:
- a CDS encoding aspartate-semialdehyde dehydrogenase: MKLGVVGATGEVGRTMLKVLEERGHDFPALRVFSSKRSAGSTLTFNGKKLKVEELTEKSMKEGFDFLLFSAGKSVSKKFAPIAAEHGTTVIDNSSAFRMEKDIPLVVPEINSHAIKDYQGIIANPNCSTIQMVLILNPLHIAFGLNRVVVTTMQAVSGSGHKGVVELRKQISDEEYAPQVYPKRIAYNCIPHIGEFLSNGFSEEEMKMINETQKIMECDCDVEATTVRVPVMYGHSESVYVEFKKEASLQEVEKVLAQAPAVKVWKDYPTALDVKGSDESHVGRLRMSHDGKGILFWNVADNVRVGAATNAVKILEKLL